In Polaribacter sp. Hel_I_88, the following proteins share a genomic window:
- a CDS encoding DUF6048 family protein — protein MSKYFISIFFLLVYVDGFSQQQKKDTLGTSNDSIVYKSPYGIRIGIDISKPILSTLSDSYSGLEIVGDYRISKKFYIAAELGFEEETTQEDYTNSTSKGNYIRLGFNYNAYENWLDMNNEIFAGYRYGFSIFDQTLNSYTPNVIRGEDNGTPYFPVITNTTASTTSLNAHWSEFVVGFKAETFKNLFVSVSGSYKILMSAKEPENFQTLYSPGFNRIFESGTGFGFNYTISYLIPFTKR, from the coding sequence ATGTCCAAATATTTCATTAGTATTTTCTTTCTATTAGTTTATGTTGATGGATTTTCACAACAGCAAAAAAAAGATACTTTAGGAACTTCAAATGATTCAATTGTTTATAAATCTCCTTATGGAATTCGTATTGGAATAGATATTAGCAAACCAATATTATCTACTCTTAGTGATTCTTACTCTGGTTTAGAAATTGTTGGAGATTATAGAATTTCTAAGAAATTTTACATAGCTGCAGAATTGGGTTTTGAAGAAGAAACAACACAAGAAGATTATACAAACTCAACCTCAAAAGGTAATTATATTCGATTAGGTTTTAATTACAATGCTTATGAAAATTGGTTGGATATGAACAACGAAATTTTTGCTGGGTATAGATATGGTTTTAGTATTTTTGATCAAACTTTAAATAGTTACACTCCAAATGTTATAAGAGGTGAAGATAATGGAACTCCTTATTTTCCAGTGATTACAAATACAACAGCATCAACCACTAGTTTAAATGCTCATTGGTCTGAATTTGTGGTTGGTTTTAAAGCAGAAACGTTTAAAAATCTATTTGTAAGTGTTAGTGGATCTTATAAAATTTTAATGAGCGCCAAAGAGCCTGAAAACTTCCAAACATTGTATTCTCCAGGATTTAATAGAATTTTTGAAAGTGGAACTGGATTTGGTTTCAACTACACCATAAGCTATTTAATTCCGTTTACTAAAAGGTAA